One Neisseria sicca genomic region harbors:
- a CDS encoding ABC-F family ATPase, with amino-acid sequence MISTNGITMQFGAKPLFENVSVKFGEGNRYGLIGANGSGKSTFMKILGGDLEQTAGEVAIENGVRLGKLRQDQFAYEDMRVLDVVMMGHTEMWAAMTERDAIYANPEATEDDYMKAAELEAKFAEYDGYTAEARAAELLSGVGISEDLHNATMAEVAPGFKLRVLLAQALFSKPDVLLLDEPTNNLDINTIRWLEGVLNQYDSTMIIISHDRHFLNEVCTHMADLDYNTITIYPGNYDDYMLASAQSRERALKDNAKAKEKLQELQEFVARFSANKSKARQATSRLKQADKIKAEMVEVKPSTRQNPYIRFEADEKAKLHRQAVEVENLAKRFETQLFKNLSFILEAGQRLAIIGPNGAGKSTLLKLLAGAFNPEYSDGLTPDAGTIKWAEKANVGYYPQDHENDFDVDMNLSEWMRQWGQEGDDEQVIRGTLGRLLFGSNDVVKKVQVLSGGEKGRMLYGKLLLLKPNVLIMDEPTNHMDMESIESLNMALEKYNGTLIFVSHDRQFVSSLATQIIELDGKGGYEHYLGDYESYLEKKGIV; translated from the coding sequence ATGATTTCTACCAACGGCATTACCATGCAGTTCGGCGCGAAGCCGCTGTTTGAAAACGTATCCGTCAAGTTCGGCGAAGGCAACCGCTACGGCCTGATCGGTGCGAACGGTTCGGGCAAATCCACCTTCATGAAAATCCTCGGCGGCGATTTGGAACAGACTGCGGGCGAAGTCGCGATTGAAAACGGCGTGCGCTTGGGTAAGCTGCGCCAAGACCAGTTTGCCTACGAAGACATGCGCGTGCTGGACGTGGTGATGATGGGGCATACCGAAATGTGGGCGGCGATGACCGAACGCGACGCGATTTACGCCAACCCTGAAGCCACCGAAGACGACTACATGAAAGCCGCCGAACTGGAAGCCAAGTTCGCCGAATACGACGGCTACACCGCCGAAGCGCGCGCCGCCGAACTGTTGAGCGGCGTGGGCATTTCCGAAGACTTGCACAATGCGACCATGGCGGAAGTCGCCCCTGGCTTCAAACTGCGCGTATTGCTGGCGCAAGCCCTGTTCTCCAAACCTGATGTTCTCTTGCTTGACGAGCCGACCAACAACTTGGACATCAACACCATCCGCTGGCTGGAAGGCGTGTTGAACCAATACGACTCCACCATGATTATCATCTCGCACGACCGTCACTTCTTGAACGAAGTCTGCACCCACATGGCGGATTTGGACTACAACACCATCACCATCTACCCGGGCAACTACGACGACTACATGCTCGCCTCCGCCCAATCGCGCGAACGCGCCCTGAAAGACAACGCCAAGGCAAAAGAGAAACTGCAAGAGCTGCAAGAGTTCGTCGCCCGCTTCTCCGCCAACAAATCCAAAGCCCGTCAGGCAACCAGTCGGCTGAAACAGGCAGACAAAATCAAAGCCGAGATGGTCGAAGTCAAACCTTCCACCCGTCAAAACCCGTATATCCGCTTTGAAGCCGATGAAAAGGCCAAGCTGCACCGTCAGGCGGTGGAAGTCGAAAATCTGGCCAAACGCTTTGAAACCCAGTTGTTCAAAAACCTGAGCTTCATCCTCGAAGCCGGCCAGCGCCTCGCCATCATCGGCCCCAACGGCGCGGGTAAATCCACCCTGCTGAAACTCCTTGCCGGCGCGTTCAACCCCGAATATTCAGACGGCCTCACCCCCGATGCAGGCACCATCAAATGGGCGGAAAAAGCCAACGTCGGCTATTATCCGCAAGACCATGAAAACGACTTCGATGTCGATATGAACCTGAGCGAATGGATGCGCCAATGGGGGCAGGAAGGCGACGACGAACAGGTCATCCGCGGCACTTTGGGGCGTTTGCTCTTCGGCAGCAACGACGTGGTGAAAAAAGTGCAGGTTCTCTCCGGCGGCGAAAAAGGCCGTATGCTCTACGGCAAACTCCTGTTGCTGAAACCCAATGTGCTGATTATGGACGAACCGACCAACCACATGGACATGGAAAGCATCGAATCGCTGAACATGGCGCTGGAGAAATACAACGGCACGCTGATTTTCGTATCGCACGACCGCCAGTTCGTCTCTTCACTCGCCACCCAAATTATCGAGCTGGACGGCAAGGGCGGCTATGAACACTATCTGGGCGATTACGAAAGCTATCTGGAGAAAAAAGGGATTGTGTAA
- the alaS gene encoding alanine--tRNA ligase — translation MKTSELRQKFLKFFESKGHTIVRSSSLVPHDDPTLLFTNAGMNQFKDVFLGFDKRAYNRATTAQKCVRAGGKHNDLENVGYTARHHTFFEMMGNFSFGDYFKRDAIHFAWEFLTSPEWLNIPKEKLLATVYAEDDEAYNIWLNEIGMPAERIVRIGDNKGAKYASDNFWQMGDTGPCGPCSEIFYDHGEEIWGGIPGSPEEDGDRWIEIWNCVFMQFNRDEQGNMNPLPKPSVDTGMGLERMAAVMQHVHSNYEIDLFQDLLKAVARETGAPFSMDEPSLKVVADHIRSCSFLIADGVMPSNEGRGYVLRRIIRRAVRHGYKLGQKQAFFYKLVPDLVKAMGDAYPELKEKQAQIEEALKNEESRFAQTLETGMALLENALTKGSNKLDGEIIFKLYDTYGFPYDLTADICRERNIDLDEEGFNREMEAQRARARAAQNFKANAQLDYAGADTEFTGYEKRSQDTKIIALYKASEAVDELQAGEAGVVVLEQTPFYAESGGQVGDVGFIFAGENCFRVEDTQKIKAAVHGQFGAVVSGRLKVGDAVSAEIDNDIRDSIMRNHSVTHLMHKALRDVLGTHVEQKGSLQNAELTRFDISHPQGISAEEIAEVERRVNAAIIANVPVKVETMSIEDAQKSGAMMLFGEKYGDFVRVITMGDYSTELCGGTHVARTGDIGFFKIISEGGIAAGIRRVEAITGLAALAWAQNQESLVKNIIAEVKAQTEKDVLAKIQANAANAKALEKELAKAKAELAVHAGAKLLDNAKDLGAAKLVAAQIEADAAALREIVTDLTGKSDNAVILLAAVNDGKVSLCAGVSKALTGKVKAGDLVKFAAEQVGGKGGGRPDLAQAGGTDAAKLPEMLGSVEGWVNSKLG, via the coding sequence ATGAAAACCTCCGAACTACGCCAAAAATTCCTAAAATTCTTCGAATCCAAAGGCCACACCATCGTCCGATCCTCTTCGCTCGTGCCGCACGACGACCCGACGCTGCTGTTTACCAACGCCGGTATGAACCAGTTTAAAGACGTGTTCCTCGGCTTTGATAAACGCGCCTACAACCGCGCTACCACCGCGCAAAAATGCGTGCGCGCCGGCGGTAAACACAACGACTTGGAAAACGTCGGCTACACCGCCCGCCACCACACCTTTTTTGAAATGATGGGCAACTTCTCCTTCGGCGACTACTTCAAACGCGATGCCATCCACTTCGCTTGGGAATTCCTCACTTCCCCCGAATGGCTGAACATCCCCAAAGAAAAACTCCTGGCGACCGTATATGCCGAAGACGACGAAGCCTACAACATTTGGTTGAACGAAATCGGTATGCCTGCCGAGCGCATCGTCCGCATCGGCGACAACAAAGGCGCGAAATACGCGTCCGACAACTTCTGGCAGATGGGCGACACCGGCCCCTGCGGCCCGTGTTCAGAAATTTTCTACGACCACGGCGAAGAAATCTGGGGCGGCATTCCCGGCAGCCCCGAAGAAGACGGCGACCGCTGGATTGAAATTTGGAACTGCGTGTTCATGCAGTTCAACCGCGACGAGCAAGGCAATATGAACCCGCTGCCCAAACCGTCCGTCGATACCGGCATGGGCTTGGAGCGCATGGCGGCTGTGATGCAGCACGTCCACAGCAACTACGAAATCGACCTGTTCCAAGACCTGCTCAAAGCCGTTGCCCGCGAAACCGGCGCGCCGTTCAGCATGGACGAACCGAGCCTGAAAGTCGTTGCCGACCACATCCGCTCCTGCTCCTTCCTGATTGCCGACGGCGTAATGCCTTCCAACGAAGGCCGCGGCTATGTACTGCGCCGCATCATCCGCCGCGCCGTGCGCCACGGTTACAAACTCGGTCAGAAACAGGCATTTTTCTACAAACTCGTGCCCGATTTGGTGAAAGCGATGGGCGACGCGTATCCTGAGTTGAAAGAAAAACAAGCGCAAATCGAAGAAGCCCTGAAAAACGAAGAAAGCCGCTTTGCTCAAACTTTGGAAACCGGTATGGCTTTGCTGGAGAACGCATTGACCAAAGGCAGCAACAAACTGGACGGTGAAATCATCTTCAAACTCTACGACACCTACGGCTTCCCATACGATCTAACCGCCGACATCTGCCGCGAACGCAATATCGATTTGGACGAGGAAGGCTTCAACCGCGAAATGGAAGCCCAACGCGCCCGCGCCCGCGCCGCGCAAAACTTCAAAGCCAACGCGCAACTAGACTACGCAGGCGCGGACACCGAGTTCACCGGCTACGAAAAACGCAGCCAAGACACCAAAATCATCGCCTTATACAAAGCCAGCGAAGCCGTGGACGAACTCCAAGCAGGCGAAGCAGGCGTGGTTGTTCTGGAACAAACCCCGTTCTACGCCGAAAGCGGCGGCCAAGTCGGCGACGTAGGCTTTATCTTCGCAGGCGAAAACTGCTTCCGCGTCGAAGACACGCAGAAAATCAAAGCCGCGGTACACGGACAATTCGGCGCAGTCGTTTCAGGCCGTCTGAAAGTCGGTGATGCCGTATCCGCCGAAATCGACAATGACATCCGCGACAGCATCATGCGCAACCACAGCGTTACCCACCTGATGCACAAAGCCCTGCGCGATGTTTTGGGCACGCACGTCGAACAAAAAGGCAGCCTGCAAAACGCCGAGCTGACCCGCTTCGACATCTCCCACCCGCAAGGCATCAGCGCGGAAGAAATCGCCGAAGTCGAACGCCGCGTCAACGCCGCGATTATCGCCAACGTGCCCGTCAAAGTCGAAACCATGTCCATTGAAGACGCGCAAAAATCCGGCGCCATGATGCTCTTCGGCGAAAAATACGGCGACTTCGTCCGCGTCATCACCATGGGCGACTACTCCACCGAACTGTGCGGCGGTACCCACGTCGCCCGCACCGGCGACATCGGCTTCTTCAAAATCATCAGCGAAGGCGGCATCGCCGCAGGCATCCGCCGCGTAGAAGCCATCACCGGCCTTGCCGCGCTGGCATGGGCGCAAAACCAAGAAAGTTTGGTGAAAAACATCATCGCCGAAGTCAAAGCCCAAACCGAAAAAGACGTACTCGCCAAAATCCAAGCCAACGCCGCCAACGCCAAAGCCTTGGAAAAAGAGTTGGCAAAAGCCAAAGCCGAACTCGCCGTCCACGCAGGCGCCAAACTCTTGGATAACGCCAAAGACTTGGGCGCAGCCAAACTCGTCGCCGCCCAAATCGAAGCCGACGCAGCCGCCCTGCGCGAAATCGTTACCGATTTAACCGGCAAATCCGACAACGCCGTGATTCTTTTGGCGGCAGTAAACGACGGCAAAGTCTCCCTGTGCGCCGGCGTATCCAAAGCCCTGACCGGCAAAGTGAAAGCAGGCGATTTGGTCAAATTCGCAGCCGAACAAGTCGGCGGCAAAGGCGGCGGCCGACCGGATTTGGCACAAGCCGGTGGAACAGATGCTGCGAAACTGCCTGAAATGCTGGGAAGCGTGGAAGGCTGGGTAAACAGCAAACTGGGTTGA
- a CDS encoding DUF4124 domain-containing protein: MNKLILSTLLLAFSFVATASPVFECIDTSGRKTYTQTGGKNCKPGNIGRPSVYTSAAPSAHSASANAASRNAPSEQMPPPPAGAMPGSSSAQDELAQAQKNLEEGKQVRYGNERNYARYQERIKGLENQVKAAQERVNAANSMGGEGEMMPEQ; encoded by the coding sequence ATGAATAAATTGATTTTAAGCACATTACTGCTCGCATTTTCCTTCGTAGCAACGGCATCCCCCGTATTTGAATGTATCGACACATCAGGGCGTAAAACCTATACGCAGACCGGCGGCAAAAACTGCAAACCGGGCAATATCGGCAGACCTTCGGTTTATACCTCCGCCGCACCGTCTGCACACTCGGCATCAGCAAACGCTGCTTCAAGAAACGCTCCTTCCGAACAAATGCCGCCTCCGCCAGCCGGCGCAATGCCCGGTTCATCTTCGGCGCAAGACGAATTGGCTCAGGCACAGAAAAATCTGGAAGAGGGCAAACAGGTCCGTTATGGCAACGAGCGCAACTACGCCCGTTATCAAGAACGGATTAAGGGTTTGGAAAATCAAGTGAAAGCCGCGCAGGAACGGGTTAATGCGGCAAACAGTATGGGTGGTGAAGGTGAGATGATGCCCGAGCAGTGA
- a CDS encoding CPBP family intramembrane glutamic endopeptidase: MQKLPSEKPTAGYSHPWQYFLLVYALSAPFWLLSLLLKNSPLPDNLPLTDIGAALTPTVAAALLRYREGGMAAVHSLFGRVFDYGRIKHSAYFWTAILIFPLLYLLTYVAIRQTGQTIPALSVSFAPLAGAFVMFFIAAVAEELGYAVYATESLQRRFTPLVTALIIGVPWALWHLPSMIAVGQSAELIAWGLAGTVAVRIIYVWLYNGSGGSVFVLIACHTVANTARTGFPGGRSAYENGDGMIPYGIIIIAAVIVMIFRRKAMCLPDSNQV; encoded by the coding sequence ATGCAGAAGCTTCCTTCAGAAAAACCGACAGCCGGTTATTCGCATCCGTGGCAATACTTTCTGCTGGTGTACGCTTTGAGCGCGCCGTTTTGGCTGCTGTCTTTGCTCCTCAAAAACAGTCCTCTGCCTGATAATCTGCCGCTGACCGACATCGGCGCGGCGCTCACCCCGACGGTTGCCGCCGCGTTGCTGCGTTACCGCGAGGGCGGAATGGCGGCGGTGCACAGCCTGTTTGGCCGTGTGTTTGATTACGGGCGGATCAAGCATTCTGCCTATTTTTGGACGGCAATACTGATTTTCCCCCTGCTTTATCTGCTCACTTATGTCGCGATACGCCAAACAGGACAAACCATACCTGCCTTATCCGTATCGTTTGCGCCGCTTGCCGGGGCATTCGTCATGTTCTTTATCGCAGCAGTTGCCGAGGAATTGGGCTATGCCGTCTACGCTACGGAAAGTCTGCAACGGCGTTTTACCCCGCTTGTTACAGCGCTGATTATCGGGGTGCCGTGGGCGTTGTGGCATTTGCCGTCCATGATTGCCGTGGGGCAGTCTGCCGAACTGATTGCATGGGGGCTGGCAGGGACGGTTGCCGTGAGGATTATCTATGTATGGCTGTACAACGGCAGCGGCGGCTCGGTATTTGTATTGATTGCGTGCCACACGGTTGCCAATACCGCGCGCACGGGCTTCCCAGGCGGGCGGTCGGCATATGAGAACGGAGACGGCATGATTCCATACGGAATCATCATCATTGCGGCGGTAATTGTGATGATTTTTAGGCGTAAGGCGATGTGTTTACCTGATAGCAATCAAGTGTAG
- a CDS encoding DUF5339 family protein, translating to MKKSALLATLLAALTLSACGGGSSAVCDEYEKAFADATKNVDAATKDMMQKSFEQTKEALKNLPADQRDATCKTSLDALKGNAPAASPEDKAEEAKEAAEEAKEAAADAKEEAKDAAEAAKEEAK from the coding sequence ATGAAAAAATCAGCTTTATTGGCAACTTTGTTGGCCGCTCTGACCTTGTCCGCATGTGGTGGTGGTTCTTCTGCTGTTTGTGATGAATATGAAAAAGCTTTTGCTGACGCTACTAAAAACGTCGATGCAGCTACAAAAGATATGATGCAAAAATCATTCGAACAAACCAAAGAAGCTTTGAAAAACTTGCCTGCTGACCAACGTGATGCTACTTGTAAAACATCGTTGGATGCGTTGAAAGGCAACGCTCCGGCTGCATCTCCTGAAGATAAAGCAGAAGAAGCTAAAGAAGCAGCAGAAGAAGCTAAAGAAGCAGCTGCCGATGCTAAAGAAGAAGCAAAAGATGCTGCTGAAGCAGCTAAAGAAGAAGCCAAATAA
- a CDS encoding SIR2 family protein produces the protein MRTPYEQYQSEMLEKIEQCKSNFAYQPILFIGSGFSKRYLGGPNWVELLEKVKEKCPNIKKDLAYYIQGKNNDLAAVASQFVGYYRTWAWTKKGREEFPNDLFSADTTEDSYLKYQVCKLFEELVDDQSFFDSLPPSYSEELEALKAICPQAIITTNYDTFLEDKVFVEHTPIVGQKIITNVISDIGEIYKIHGCARDFSSIVLTKEDYENFNSKSKYLIAKLLTFFLEHPIIFIGYGVNDENIKNILADIDLVLGGNNELMPNMFFVKWEREFCDSKSYPREYSVLLSNGKNFRMNNISVNNYKWVFNSFKNSHVIENFNPRILRSLISRQYKLVREDIPKSRIQVNYEHLSQYADADGETLVKLYGIADAATVAAMSANFPFTLTKLANRLGYKSWHKANDLIEKITSDKGISIKSSDNIYHICVSSGDSVKFHFYSEAAYQLLIKVRDELPYELELD, from the coding sequence ATGAGAACACCATATGAACAGTATCAAAGTGAGATGTTAGAAAAGATTGAACAGTGTAAATCCAATTTTGCGTACCAGCCTATTCTCTTTATTGGTTCTGGCTTTTCCAAAAGATATTTAGGAGGACCTAATTGGGTAGAGCTCTTAGAGAAAGTGAAAGAGAAGTGTCCAAACATAAAAAAAGATTTAGCATATTACATACAAGGAAAAAATAATGATTTAGCAGCAGTTGCTTCTCAATTTGTAGGATACTACAGAACCTGGGCATGGACCAAAAAAGGACGAGAAGAATTTCCTAATGATTTATTTTCTGCTGATACTACAGAAGATTCATATTTAAAATACCAAGTCTGTAAACTATTTGAAGAATTAGTTGACGACCAAAGCTTTTTCGATTCTCTCCCACCAAGTTATTCAGAAGAGTTAGAAGCATTAAAAGCCATATGTCCTCAAGCAATTATTACTACTAACTATGATACTTTTCTGGAAGATAAAGTATTTGTTGAACATACACCTATAGTTGGTCAAAAAATTATTACAAATGTTATCTCAGATATAGGAGAAATTTATAAAATTCATGGATGTGCTCGTGACTTTTCAAGTATTGTTCTGACTAAAGAAGATTACGAAAATTTTAATAGTAAGTCAAAATATTTGATTGCAAAACTTCTAACATTTTTCCTAGAGCATCCTATTATTTTTATTGGGTATGGTGTTAATGATGAAAATATTAAAAATATATTGGCAGACATAGATTTGGTTTTAGGTGGTAATAATGAATTAATGCCAAATATGTTTTTTGTAAAATGGGAAAGAGAATTTTGCGACAGCAAATCATATCCTAGGGAATATTCCGTCCTTTTATCAAATGGAAAAAATTTTCGAATGAATAACATTTCGGTTAATAATTACAAATGGGTATTCAATTCTTTTAAAAATTCACATGTAATAGAAAATTTCAATCCAAGAATTTTACGCTCATTGATATCAAGACAATATAAATTAGTAAGAGAAGACATCCCTAAAAGTAGGATTCAAGTCAATTACGAACATTTAAGCCAATATGCTGATGCAGATGGGGAGACTCTTGTTAAGCTATATGGTATTGCTGATGCAGCTACAGTTGCTGCGATGAGTGCGAATTTCCCATTTACGCTTACTAAGTTAGCAAACCGACTAGGATATAAAAGCTGGCATAAAGCAAATGATCTTATTGAGAAAATTACGAGTGATAAAGGTATTTCTATTAAATCCTCTGATAATATTTATCATATTTGTGTATCTTCGGGAGATTCAGTAAAGTTCCATTTCTATTCAGAAGCGGCTTATCAATTACTTATTAAAGTAAGAGATGAGCTTCCGTATGAATTAGAATTAGATTAA
- a CDS encoding polyamine ABC transporter substrate-binding protein: MTKHLPLIALAAVMLAACGGSDKNTSDKAEQAGNQNVLRIYNWSEYVDPETVADFEKKNGIKVTYDVYDSDETLESKVLTGKSGYDIVGPSNTFVGRQIKAGAYQKIDKSLIPNYKNLNPELMKLMEGVDPSHEYAVPFYWGTNTFAINTERVKKALGTDKLPDNQWDLVFNPEYTSKLKQCGISYLDSAAEIYPMVLNYMGKNPNSNDTEDIKAATELLKKNRPNIKRFTSSGFIDDLARGDTCVTIGFGGDLNIARRRAEEAGGKEKIRVMMPKEGVGIWVDSFVIPKDAKNVANAHKYINDFLDPEVAARNGNFVTYAPSSKPARELMEAEFRDDRTIFPSEEDLKNSFIMVPIQPTILKFMVRQWQGVKAGK; encoded by the coding sequence ATGACCAAACATCTGCCACTCATCGCCCTAGCCGCCGTCATGCTCGCCGCCTGCGGAGGTTCGGATAAAAATACCTCCGATAAAGCGGAGCAGGCGGGAAACCAAAATGTATTGAGGATTTACAACTGGTCGGAATACGTCGATCCCGAAACCGTCGCCGATTTTGAAAAGAAAAACGGTATCAAGGTAACTTACGACGTGTACGACAGCGATGAGACGCTGGAAAGTAAAGTATTGACCGGAAAATCGGGCTACGACATCGTCGGCCCGTCCAATACCTTCGTCGGCAGGCAGATTAAGGCGGGGGCTTATCAAAAAATCGACAAATCCCTGATTCCCAACTATAAAAACCTCAATCCTGAATTGATGAAGCTGATGGAAGGCGTTGATCCGAGCCACGAATATGCCGTTCCGTTTTATTGGGGAACCAATACCTTCGCCATCAATACCGAGCGCGTGAAAAAAGCCTTGGGCACGGACAAACTGCCGGACAACCAATGGGATTTGGTGTTCAACCCCGAATATACATCCAAGCTCAAACAATGCGGCATCAGCTACTTGGACAGCGCGGCGGAAATTTATCCTATGGTGTTGAACTACATGGGTAAAAACCCCAACAGCAACGATACCGAAGATATCAAAGCAGCAACCGAGCTGCTCAAGAAAAACCGCCCCAACATCAAACGCTTTACCTCGTCCGGTTTCATCGACGACTTGGCGCGCGGCGACACTTGCGTCACCATCGGCTTCGGCGGCGACTTGAACATCGCCAGACGGCGTGCCGAAGAAGCGGGCGGCAAAGAAAAAATCCGCGTCATGATGCCCAAAGAAGGCGTGGGGATTTGGGTGGACTCCTTCGTCATCCCGAAAGATGCGAAGAACGTCGCCAACGCCCACAAATACATCAACGACTTCCTCGACCCCGAAGTCGCCGCGAGAAACGGCAATTTCGTTACCTACGCCCCTTCCAGCAAACCCGCACGCGAATTGATGGAAGCCGAGTTCAGGGACGACCGCACCATCTTCCCGAGCGAAGAAGATTTGAAAAACAGCTTCATCATGGTTCCCATCCAACCCACCATTTTAAAATTCATGGTTCGCCAATGGCAGGGCGTGAAAGCCGGCAAATAA
- a CDS encoding O-methyltransferase, translating to MPKLTPQMFAFLQAPQVETVLLRLYTQALKQNRQMFFHFLPKIFKLLGKGLDWTGENESFYEDKYIPIAPQQGKFLYMQALASGAKNIVEFGTSYGISTLYLAAAAKRNGGRVITCEYLPHKAAAARKHFQEAGLADYIELREGDALETLKDLAICPDFVLLDGWPDLVFPVFKLLEPNLADRAVIAVDDVEGFSPAMQDYLDYVRHPENGYISSTLKPYKALEYTIKTDKPKRSSENSV from the coding sequence ATGCCCAAGCTGACACCCCAAATGTTCGCTTTTCTGCAAGCGCCTCAAGTCGAAACCGTCTTACTGCGGCTCTACACCCAAGCCTTAAAGCAAAACAGACAGATGTTTTTTCATTTTCTGCCCAAGATTTTCAAGCTGTTGGGCAAAGGGCTGGATTGGACGGGGGAAAACGAAAGTTTTTACGAAGACAAATACATCCCCATCGCACCGCAACAAGGCAAGTTTTTGTATATGCAGGCTTTGGCATCAGGAGCAAAAAACATTGTCGAATTCGGGACTTCCTACGGCATTTCGACGCTGTATCTTGCCGCAGCCGCCAAGCGCAACGGCGGGCGCGTCATCACTTGCGAATATCTGCCGCACAAAGCCGCAGCAGCGAGAAAACATTTCCAAGAAGCCGGTTTGGCAGACTATATTGAGCTTCGCGAAGGTGATGCGCTGGAAACCTTAAAAGACTTAGCCATCTGCCCCGATTTCGTCTTACTCGACGGCTGGCCGGATTTGGTATTCCCCGTATTCAAGCTGCTTGAACCTAATCTTGCCGACCGCGCGGTCATCGCCGTGGATGATGTGGAAGGCTTCTCACCTGCCATGCAGGATTATCTCGATTACGTCCGCCATCCTGAAAACGGTTATATTTCAAGCACATTAAAACCTTATAAAGCGCTGGAATATACGATCAAGACAGATAAACCGAAAAGGTCGTCTGAAAACTCGGTTTAG
- a CDS encoding YicC/YloC family endoribonuclease: MTQSILIHSMTGFANAAGECGGKRVNLEIRAVNHRYLDVQFRMPEELRYLEGALREKIAASAARGKLECRIQLQDAAVGGQSLETNEELVKQLSDLNKTWRKEHGFGKLTVAEVLRFPGVLAGQSEDPEALAKTVQELLDEALKEFAAARKREGKKLGEHLLQRLASMEEIVDALSELFPSLLQAHMDKVNARLAEAVGNIDNDRLQQEFALFIQKSDVDEEFSRLRTHIAEVRRIVTENKGSAGKRLDFLMQELNREANTLGSKAIAAECTQASVELKVLIEQMREQVQNIE, translated from the coding sequence ATGACTCAATCCATCCTTATCCACAGTATGACCGGCTTTGCCAATGCCGCAGGCGAATGCGGCGGCAAGCGTGTGAACTTGGAAATCCGAGCGGTGAACCACCGTTATCTGGATGTCCAATTCCGTATGCCTGAAGAATTGCGCTATCTGGAAGGCGCGTTGCGCGAGAAAATTGCGGCTTCAGCCGCACGCGGCAAACTGGAATGCCGCATTCAGTTGCAGGACGCGGCGGTCGGCGGACAAAGTTTGGAAACCAATGAAGAATTGGTGAAACAGTTGTCCGATTTGAACAAAACTTGGCGCAAGGAACACGGTTTTGGCAAGCTGACGGTCGCTGAAGTGTTGCGCTTTCCTGGGGTATTGGCAGGTCAAAGCGAAGACCCCGAAGCTTTGGCAAAAACCGTGCAAGAGTTGCTGGATGAGGCTTTGAAAGAATTTGCCGCCGCCCGCAAACGCGAAGGTAAAAAACTCGGCGAACATTTGTTGCAACGTTTGGCCAGCATGGAAGAAATCGTGGATGCCTTGAGCGAACTGTTCCCCAGCCTGCTTCAGGCGCATATGGACAAGGTGAACGCGCGTTTGGCGGAAGCGGTCGGCAATATCGACAACGACCGTTTGCAGCAGGAATTTGCGCTGTTTATCCAAAAATCCGATGTTGACGAAGAATTCAGCCGCCTGCGCACGCACATCGCCGAAGTCCGCCGCATCGTTACGGAAAATAAAGGCAGCGCGGGCAAACGCTTGGACTTCCTGATGCAGGAATTGAACCGCGAGGCAAACACGCTGGGCAGCAAAGCGATCGCGGCGGAATGCACGCAGGCTTCGGTTGAGCTGAAAGTCTTAATCGAACAAATGCGCGAGCAGGTTCAAAATATCGAATAA